The window AGTGACGGCCCACGGATACACCGCAGGTCAATTCCGCTGCGAATACTGTCCCCGGGCGTTTGCGTGGAGGCCGAATCTATTCCAGCACAAGACGATCCACGGCGAATACAAGCGCTACCCCTGTGAAAACTGCCCCAGAGTCTTCACGGATCCCATCATCCTCCAGAGGCACATTCGCACGCAACACGAGGGAGCCCGTTCGCACGCGTGCCGCGAGTGCGGGAAAACCTTCGCCACGAGTTCGGGCCTGAAGCAACACACTCACATCCACTCATCGGTGAAACCCTTTCAGTGCGAGGTCTGCTTCAAGGCGTACACccagttcagcaacctctgtcgACACAAGCGCATGCACGCTGACTGCCGACTCCAAATAAAATGTACGAAGTGCGGCCAGGCCTTTTCTACGGTGACGTCCCTGGCCAAGCATAAAAGATTCTGCGACACGGCCCCTTCATTAACTATGCCGCCCGGACCGCCCTCAATGTCTGATAAGCTGTCTCACCACTCAGGCTTACCAATCGGTACCATCCCCTCGTCGGCCAACCCGTTCATGATGTACCCGAGGCCGCCGTTACCTCTCTTGCCTACCTCCCTTTTGCCCGGGTACTCGATGTTCCACAACCTCCCTTCACTTGTCGGTGGGCCAAGGCACCCGCTGCTAACTTCCCCATTGCTCCTACCCTTTCAAAGCACCCAGAACCACAACCAGCATTCCATCCCTGTCAAAGATAAGAAAGATCTGCCCAACTGTGGCAGCCAAAGTTTAAAACTTTCTCCACGCCTAGACCCTCCCGATTCACCAATCCCGGAGACCATGTCACGGCCAATATCACGGCCCTCGTCAGCTCCATGTTCTCCAAAAAGAAACCCAACACCAACAGGTAAAACTTCTCCAGACAGATCTGAGTCCAGTGTGGTATCTGATGCTGCCCCACCTGACATGAAAGAGGCCAGTGAAATCAAAGAGGAACCagtcaagaaagaagaaagtaaCAGAAAGCTAAGGACACCCAGGGAGAAGAGAGAACAGCCTCTGGACCTGACTCTGAGGCGTGCGGAAGTTGAGAGCGACTTGCTGCTGGCAAGATTAGGTCTGTCGCAGGGCGACTCGAAGGAGCCTACAAGGTTACCGTCTCCAGACTCGCTCGAGGCGAAGTCGCCCGAAGGGCCGAGATCCCGTCCTGATCACCCTTTTCTCAGAATCAGTGACTTGCTGAAGGATACCAATCCCGTTTCGGTCAATCCAACGCCAACCCAACCCCCGCCTCTGTTAGATTCGCAGAGTAAGTTACCTCTGGCGTATCCAAGGCCGTTACATCCTGTGACCTTGCTCGACATGTACCGAAACCTTGACCACAGTCTGGAGCGCAGTCCCTTGCTCCCAGGGTGTGGTGGACTGCCAACAACCAACAGGTACCCTCTCTTGCTCCCTTACTTTCCGCCAACAAGTATGGGAGGGTTGGGGATGGGCATGAATCGCGCCACAGGCTTGGATATGCTCAAAGCCCACATGTCTAACTCAGGACGGTCTTTCGGCGACACGGGGCGACCTTTCGGAGACATGAACCGTCCCTATGATCTGATGTCCTCCCACGTGCCGCGCCCCAAGGACCGATATGCGTGCAAGTTCTGCGGCAAGGTGTTCCCGAGATCGGCCAACCTGACCCGGCATCTGCGAACTCACACGGGAGAGCAGCCTTACAAGTGCAACTACTGCGAGCGGTCCTTCAGCATCTCGTCCAACTTGCAGCGGCACGTGCGGAACATCCACAACAAAGAGAAGCCCTTCAAGTGTCCGCTCTGCGACCGGTGCTTCGGCCAGCAGACGAACCTAGACCGGCACCTGAAGAAGCACGAGATCGAAGGTCCAAATCCGCCAGACTCACCAGAGGTGCCGGATTCCAGCAACATGTCGCTCAACACGTCGACGAACTTTTTCAGCGACGAGATTCGCTCATTCGTGGACAAAGTGACGGACTCGATACCAGACAGTATTCTAGTGGGAGACCGACCCTTGCAGGATCCCAGGGAGGTCTCGACGAGTGACAGTATTAGCGCAGAGTGCATAGTAAAGAGAGTGCGAGTGGAATGAGAACCAATAGTGGGAAGGACAGAAGCAATGAATGGAAAAGATTCTTGAGCCTTTCAGATACAGACAGTATCCATGAGACTTATAATATAACTACTACTACTCTGGTCCTTGGTCTAAGACAGGCTGGGTCCTGAGGAGTAGAAGTCTCGTGGACCAACGTCGCTTTCCCCAGGACTGAAAAGAGCCAGGTTTGACAAAGCTCATCATCATGGTGCCAACTTCGAAGCAGTAGTTAGATGATACTTCTGTGGGTAGAGTCCTGTATTCAACATTATtcttcttttctgaaaaaaaaaaaaatatccagagCAATAATTTGG is drawn from Macrobrachium nipponense isolate FS-2020 chromosome 47, ASM1510439v2, whole genome shotgun sequence and contains these coding sequences:
- the LOC135204775 gene encoding histone-lysine N-methyltransferase PRDM16-like isoform X2 encodes the protein MRVKSVARRLPRVAGEEGGHTFRDLCGLSEGEAEDSEGGCGDESLLREDSLAFQSTHTASPSSSASETHDVNMNTSSSAHAVELAEAADRFITQQLSTVPLELDVRLSGTGVGMGIWTKQSILRGTRYGPFLGKWTEHVKDPELAWEVISERSSTRGWLDAGEIGNWLRLVRVAGSPTYGNLRHLLLAGQIFYETLRDIGPSEELLLVRKSVIDLDAAFSLDDPLQLGSPQDRSENTGEEDDNDSDDLSRHQCLQCDKNFNDYDELDDHLVTAHGYTAGQFRCEYCPRAFAWRPNLFQHKTIHGEYKRYPCENCPRVFTDPIILQRHIRTQHEGARSHACRECGKTFATSSGLKQHTHIHSSVKPFQCEVCFKAYTQFSNLCRHKRMHADCRLQIKCTKCGQAFSTVTSLAKHKRFCDTAPSLTMPPGPPSMSDKLSHHSGLPIGTIPSSANPFMMYPRPPLPLLPTSLLPGYSMFHNLPSLVGGPRHPLLTSPLLLPFQSTQNHNQHSIPVKDKKDLPNCGSQSLKLSPRLDPPDSPIPETMSRPISRPSSAPCSPKRNPTPTGKTSPDRSESSVVSDAAPPDMKEASEIKEEPVKKEESNRKLRTPREKREQPLDLTLRRAEVESDLLLARLGLSQGDSKEPTRLPSPDSLEAKSPEGPRSRPDHPFLRISDLLKDTNPVSVNPTPTQPPPLLDSQSKLPLAYPRPLHPVTLLDMYRNLDHSLERSPLLPGCGGLPTTNRYPLLLPYFPPTSMGGLGMGMNRATGLDMLKAHMSNSGRSFGDTGRPFGDMNRPYDLMSSHVPRPKDRYACKFCGKVFPRSANLTRHLRTHTGEQPYKCNYCERSFSISSNLQRHVRNIHNKEKPFKCPLCDRCFGQQTNLDRHLKKHEIEGPNPPDSPEVPDSSNMSLNTSTNFFSDEIRSFVDKVTDSIPDSILVGDRPLQDPREVSTSDSISAECIVKRVRVE
- the LOC135204775 gene encoding histone-lysine N-methyltransferase PRDM16-like isoform X1 — translated: MASLLYLHPRDRLVAGEEGGHTFRDLCGLSEGEAEDSEGGCGDESLLREDSLAFQSTHTASPSSSASETHDVNMNTSSSAHAVELAEAADRFITQQLSTVPLELDVRLSGTGVGMGIWTKQSILRGTRYGPFLGKWTEHVKDPELAWEVISERSSTRGWLDAGEIGNWLRLVRVAGSPTYGNLRHLLLAGQIFYETLRDIGPSEELLLVRKSVIDLDAAFSLDDPLQLGSPQDRSENTGEEDDNDSDDLSRHQCLQCDKNFNDYDELDDHLVTAHGYTAGQFRCEYCPRAFAWRPNLFQHKTIHGEYKRYPCENCPRVFTDPIILQRHIRTQHEGARSHACRECGKTFATSSGLKQHTHIHSSVKPFQCEVCFKAYTQFSNLCRHKRMHADCRLQIKCTKCGQAFSTVTSLAKHKRFCDTAPSLTMPPGPPSMSDKLSHHSGLPIGTIPSSANPFMMYPRPPLPLLPTSLLPGYSMFHNLPSLVGGPRHPLLTSPLLLPFQSTQNHNQHSIPVKDKKDLPNCGSQSLKLSPRLDPPDSPIPETMSRPISRPSSAPCSPKRNPTPTGKTSPDRSESSVVSDAAPPDMKEASEIKEEPVKKEESNRKLRTPREKREQPLDLTLRRAEVESDLLLARLGLSQGDSKEPTRLPSPDSLEAKSPEGPRSRPDHPFLRISDLLKDTNPVSVNPTPTQPPPLLDSQSKLPLAYPRPLHPVTLLDMYRNLDHSLERSPLLPGCGGLPTTNRYPLLLPYFPPTSMGGLGMGMNRATGLDMLKAHMSNSGRSFGDTGRPFGDMNRPYDLMSSHVPRPKDRYACKFCGKVFPRSANLTRHLRTHTGEQPYKCNYCERSFSISSNLQRHVRNIHNKEKPFKCPLCDRCFGQQTNLDRHLKKHEIEGPNPPDSPEVPDSSNMSLNTSTNFFSDEIRSFVDKVTDSIPDSILVGDRPLQDPREVSTSDSISAECIVKRVRVE